The Corynebacterium suranareeae genome window below encodes:
- a CDS encoding alpha/beta fold hydrolase, whose protein sequence is MLDNSFYTAEVQGPYETASIGRLELEEGGVIDDCWLAFATAGTLNEDKSNAILIPTWYSGTHQTWFQQYIGTDHALDPSKYFIISINQIGNGLSVSPANTTDTSISMSKFPKVRIGDDVVAQERLLRQEFGITELFAVVGGSMGAQQTYEWIVRFPDKVHRAAPIAGTAKNTPHDFLFTQTLNETIEADPGFNGGEYSSHTEVADGLRRQSHLWAVMGFSTEFWKQEAWRRLGLETKESVLADFLDPLFMSMDPNTLLHNAWKWQRGDVSRHTDGDLAAALGRVKAKTFVMPISEDMFFPVRDCAAEQELIPGSELRVIEDIGGHLGLFNLSENYIPQVDKHLKELFEPI, encoded by the coding sequence ATGCTCGACAACAGTTTTTACACCGCAGAGGTACAGGGCCCATACGAAACAGCATCCATTGGACGGCTGGAACTAGAAGAAGGGGGTGTGATCGATGATTGCTGGTTGGCTTTTGCGACAGCCGGAACGCTTAATGAGGATAAGTCGAACGCCATTCTTATTCCGACGTGGTACTCGGGAACTCACCAGACGTGGTTCCAGCAGTACATTGGCACCGATCATGCTTTAGATCCATCAAAGTATTTCATTATCTCCATCAACCAAATCGGTAATGGTTTGTCGGTCTCCCCTGCCAATACAACTGATACCAGCATTTCGATGTCTAAGTTCCCCAAGGTGCGCATTGGTGATGATGTCGTGGCTCAAGAGAGGCTTCTTCGCCAAGAGTTTGGCATCACCGAGCTCTTTGCTGTCGTGGGTGGTTCAATGGGTGCGCAACAAACCTATGAGTGGATTGTGCGTTTCCCAGACAAAGTTCACCGCGCTGCACCGATTGCAGGAACGGCAAAGAATACTCCGCATGATTTCCTTTTCACCCAAACCTTGAATGAGACCATCGAGGCCGATCCAGGGTTTAACGGTGGTGAATATTCTTCGCATACTGAGGTGGCGGATGGGCTTCGTCGTCAGTCACATCTGTGGGCGGTAATGGGCTTTTCGACGGAGTTTTGGAAGCAGGAGGCGTGGCGTCGCCTTGGGTTAGAAACTAAAGAATCTGTGCTTGCAGACTTCTTGGATCCGCTGTTTATGTCAATGGATCCCAACACGCTTTTGCACAATGCGTGGAAGTGGCAGCGTGGCGATGTCTCACGTCATACTGATGGCGACCTTGCGGCAGCTTTAGGCCGAGTGAAGGCAAAGACCTTCGTCATGCCGATTAGTGAGGATATGTTCTTCCCTGTCCGTGACTGCGCTGCTGAGCAAGAACTTATCCCCGGCAGTGAGCTTCGAGTGATTGAAGACATCGGCGGACACCTAGGACTGTTTAACCTTTCAGAAAATTACATCCCGCAGGTTGATAAGCACCTGAAAGAGCTGTTTGAACCCATCTAA
- a CDS encoding recombinase family protein: protein MHRVRKHVIKARLYEGGGQWSNVEDFPPDQVLFDAGEAWPKEKTDQAAPAAKTQTPKSSAKSTQHTGQRVSYIRVSTAEQNLARQREAIGPVDREFQDKISARSRAERQGLEDCIDYLRAGDQLVVSSIDRLATSLRDPQNLINRIFGHYFSFTSSSCH from the coding sequence GTGCACAGAGTCCGTAAGCATGTCATCAAGGCAAGACTGTATGAAGGCGGTGGTCAATGGAGCAACGTAGAAGACTTCCCTCCGGATCAAGTTCTCTTCGACGCTGGTGAAGCATGGCCGAAAGAGAAAACTGACCAAGCAGCCCCTGCTGCAAAGACTCAAACACCAAAATCTTCTGCTAAAAGCACGCAGCACACAGGACAGAGGGTGTCCTATATTCGAGTCTCCACAGCAGAACAGAATCTCGCACGCCAGCGAGAAGCAATCGGACCGGTTGACCGCGAGTTTCAGGACAAAATCTCTGCTCGTTCACGAGCTGAGCGCCAAGGGCTAGAAGACTGCATCGACTACCTACGTGCTGGCGACCAGCTAGTTGTTAGTTCAATTGATCGTCTCGCAACGTCATTGCGTGATCCTCAAAACTTAATTAACCGAATTTTTGGACATTATTTCTCATTTACTTCTAGCTCGTGCCATTAG
- a CDS encoding GmrSD restriction endonuclease domain-containing protein — protein MAKTLFRDTSFGLLHLVSSIERGDIALPELQRPFVWKNASVRDLFDSMYKGFPVGNLLMWETGADANARQIGTGDKESRAPRWLVVDGQQRLTSLFSVFTGQEVVREDYSTSRIVLSFRPRDESFEVAGGITRNDPEYLPDITLLWSDDYKKVKREFFRRLQDAKGELSDDEVDAMDDVLDQVRSLQSFPFHVIELDAAIDEEQLAEVFVRINSGGVKLNQADFILTIMSVFWDEGRKELETFAQACKTPAKGTSSPFNWMIAPQPDQLLRVCIALAFRRAVMRHAYSVLRGKDLATGIVSAEARESQFARLQEAQKHVLDVTFWHEYLRCLERAGFRGEKMITSENAVIFSYVMWLVGRIDYQVPVDELREVIARWFFMAHTTRRYTGSFETQVERDLASLGTVTGADGFIRHLDQIIREQLTNDFWTITMPNELGTSASRSPALSAYLAGLNILDAESLMSTGRVRDRLDPAVTSTKGIERHHLFPKAYLSKKIGISDPKKINQIANMALVEWNVNIDISDSAPSEYWPKVIEAKGHLTEDRIAEQRRLHALPDSWPEIDYKEFLEQRRHLMAAVTREAFEKLASEQ, from the coding sequence ATGGCGAAGACACTGTTTCGGGATACCTCCTTTGGCCTGCTGCACCTGGTGTCCAGCATCGAGCGTGGCGATATTGCCCTGCCCGAACTACAACGCCCCTTCGTGTGGAAAAACGCCTCAGTCCGGGATCTCTTTGACTCGATGTACAAGGGATTTCCCGTCGGCAACCTCCTGATGTGGGAAACCGGCGCAGATGCCAACGCCCGACAGATCGGCACAGGAGACAAGGAATCCCGCGCACCCCGGTGGCTAGTCGTGGACGGTCAGCAACGCCTGACGTCGCTGTTTTCTGTTTTCACCGGGCAAGAGGTCGTCCGCGAGGACTACAGCACCTCTCGCATCGTGCTGTCGTTTCGCCCCCGCGACGAGTCCTTTGAGGTGGCCGGCGGGATCACCCGCAATGACCCCGAGTATCTGCCCGATATCACCCTTTTGTGGTCGGATGACTATAAAAAGGTCAAGCGCGAATTCTTCCGCCGGCTCCAGGACGCCAAGGGTGAGCTCTCCGACGATGAGGTCGACGCGATGGACGATGTGCTCGACCAGGTGCGCAGCCTGCAGAGCTTTCCCTTCCATGTCATCGAACTCGATGCCGCCATCGACGAAGAACAGCTCGCCGAGGTCTTCGTGCGGATCAACTCCGGTGGTGTGAAGCTCAACCAGGCGGACTTCATCCTCACGATCATGAGCGTGTTCTGGGACGAGGGCCGCAAGGAACTCGAAACCTTCGCCCAAGCCTGCAAAACCCCGGCCAAAGGCACCTCCTCGCCGTTTAACTGGATGATCGCACCCCAGCCCGACCAACTCCTGCGGGTGTGTATTGCCCTGGCATTTCGCCGCGCGGTCATGCGTCACGCATACTCGGTGCTGCGCGGCAAGGACCTGGCCACCGGGATAGTCTCCGCTGAGGCGCGGGAGTCGCAGTTCGCTCGGCTCCAGGAGGCCCAGAAGCACGTTCTCGATGTCACCTTCTGGCATGAGTACCTCCGCTGTCTGGAGCGGGCGGGATTCCGCGGTGAGAAGATGATCACCAGTGAAAACGCCGTGATCTTCAGCTACGTCATGTGGCTGGTCGGGCGCATCGATTACCAGGTGCCGGTCGATGAGCTGCGCGAGGTCATCGCCCGCTGGTTTTTCATGGCACACACTACCCGCCGGTATACCGGCTCGTTTGAGACCCAGGTCGAACGCGACCTGGCCTCACTAGGGACCGTCACGGGCGCCGATGGTTTCATTCGTCATCTGGATCAGATCATCCGGGAGCAGCTGACCAACGACTTCTGGACGATCACGATGCCCAACGAACTCGGTACCTCCGCCTCGAGGAGCCCCGCCCTGTCGGCGTATCTGGCCGGGTTGAACATTCTCGATGCGGAGTCGTTGATGTCCACCGGCCGGGTCCGGGACCGGTTGGACCCGGCCGTTACCTCTACCAAGGGTATTGAACGCCACCACCTGTTCCCCAAGGCCTACCTGTCGAAGAAAATAGGCATTTCTGATCCCAAGAAGATCAACCAGATCGCCAACATGGCCCTGGTCGAGTGGAACGTCAATATCGACATCTCCGATAGTGCGCCCTCGGAGTACTGGCCGAAGGTCATCGAGGCGAAGGGCCATCTCACGGAGGACAGGATCGCTGAGCAGCGCAGACTTCACGCACTCCCGGACAGCTGGCCTGAGATCGATTACAAGGAGTTCCTTGAGCAGCGTCGACATCTGATGGCGGCCGTTACCCGCGAAGCATTCGAAAAGCTTGCTTCCGAACAATAA
- a CDS encoding transcriptional regulator, with the protein MTTPKTTRSQQSESKYGGHPRKDLDALVHSPVRFSLLAALQNLEDVDFRFIADLLEVSDSTLSQTLTVLADAGLVTVRKEAMGRRTRTWVGITATGRIAFERHLETLQAIVSTGTVEQPSEETT; encoded by the coding sequence ATGACCACACCCAAAACGACAAGGTCACAACAATCTGAGTCAAAGTATGGGGGTCATCCACGCAAAGACCTCGATGCCCTCGTCCATTCCCCTGTGCGGTTTTCGTTGCTCGCCGCGTTACAGAATTTGGAGGATGTGGACTTCCGGTTCATTGCAGACCTTCTCGAGGTGAGCGACTCTACTCTCTCCCAGACGCTCACTGTGCTGGCAGATGCAGGCCTTGTGACGGTGCGCAAAGAAGCAATGGGTAGACGGACTCGTACCTGGGTCGGTATCACCGCCACCGGACGCATTGCGTTTGAACGGCACCTGGAGACATTGCAAGCCATCGTCAGCACCGGCACAGTGGAGCAACCATCGGAGGAAACCACATGA
- a CDS encoding GNAT family N-acetyltransferase: protein MNTSIRVRVADADDLAAAADTLAAAFEHYPWTRYVIPQEHYHERLRALQKLYLEYAQANGIVGVAGHCDGVIALLPPDAPEPEPGMVDEVMRLHGDRIGRLQQGDPPAGAWRVETLGVRPERQGQRLASTLLVFALAEAVRRGGEQVVLDTSDPRNVRLYERHGFHTTTHSDNGDGPLIWTMTATFENSTTREASL, encoded by the coding sequence ATGAACACGAGCATTCGAGTACGCGTCGCAGACGCAGATGATCTTGCTGCTGCTGCCGACACCCTCGCGGCTGCGTTCGAGCACTACCCCTGGACCCGCTACGTGATCCCGCAGGAGCACTATCATGAGCGTTTGCGTGCCCTGCAAAAGCTATACCTGGAGTATGCCCAGGCGAACGGCATCGTCGGCGTCGCAGGCCACTGCGATGGTGTGATTGCGCTCCTTCCCCCTGATGCACCTGAACCAGAGCCGGGGATGGTCGATGAGGTGATGCGCCTGCATGGTGACAGGATCGGCAGGCTCCAACAGGGCGACCCGCCCGCGGGTGCGTGGCGTGTGGAGACCCTGGGCGTGCGCCCGGAACGACAAGGGCAACGGCTGGCATCGACACTCCTTGTCTTTGCGCTGGCCGAGGCAGTCCGCCGGGGCGGCGAACAGGTCGTGCTCGACACCTCCGATCCGCGAAACGTCCGCCTCTACGAACGCCACGGCTTCCACACCACGACCCACTCCGATAACGGTGATGGCCCGCTAATATGGACCATGACCGCGACCTTTGAAAACTCCACGACAAGGGAAGCTTCCCTATGA
- a CDS encoding histidine phosphatase family protein: MPHPEATRHIDGLVGGWHDSELTATGREGIGGVGASLRNRIPSGEHTELYSSDLKCASQTAEAISGHLGIPPAFDAPLREKSY, translated from the coding sequence GTGCCCCATCCCGAAGCTACACGCCACATCGACGGTCTCGTCGGCGGCTGGCACGACTCCGAACTCACCGCCACAGGCAGAGAGGGTATCGGCGGGGTCGGAGCTTCGTTGAGAAACAGGATCCCTTCTGGTGAACACACTGAGCTGTACTCGTCAGACCTGAAGTGCGCTTCGCAGACCGCAGAAGCTATCAGTGGGCACCTGGGAATCCCGCCTGCCTTCGACGCACCCTTACGTGAGAAGTCGTACTGA
- a CDS encoding mycoredoxin: MSNVTIYATDWCPYCRSLLKGLEGQDYDIIDVDQDEEAGEWVKSVNDGNRIVPTVRYSDGTHATNPPAAEVIAKIEALA; this comes from the coding sequence ATGAGTAATGTAACCATCTACGCCACCGACTGGTGCCCTTACTGCCGATCTCTCCTGAAGGGCCTCGAAGGCCAAGACTACGACATCATCGATGTCGACCAGGACGAAGAAGCCGGCGAATGGGTCAAATCAGTCAACGACGGCAACCGCATCGTCCCGACCGTGCGCTACTCCGATGGCACGCATGCAACTAATCCCCCAGCTGCAGAGGTCATCGCCAAGATTGAAGCCCTAGCCTAA
- a CDS encoding dihydrofolate reductase, whose amino-acid sequence MIGAIWAQGRDGVIGDGTGMPWHIPEDLKHFKETTMGQPVIMGRRTWESLPFKPLPGRENFILSSREPGEWSTGGTVVTEVPQSGWIMGGGEVYKATVGSADVLEITLIDATFDVQTPVYAPEIPDNFQLSHESEWMTSGEYRYKFQRYTKV is encoded by the coding sequence ATGATCGGTGCGATTTGGGCACAAGGACGCGACGGCGTCATCGGCGACGGCACCGGCATGCCCTGGCACATCCCTGAAGATCTCAAACACTTCAAGGAAACCACCATGGGCCAACCAGTCATCATGGGTCGCCGCACCTGGGAATCCCTCCCTTTCAAGCCACTTCCCGGGCGCGAGAATTTCATTTTATCCTCACGCGAGCCCGGCGAATGGTCCACCGGCGGCACAGTGGTCACCGAAGTGCCGCAAAGCGGCTGGATCATGGGCGGCGGCGAAGTCTACAAGGCCACCGTCGGCAGTGCCGACGTGTTAGAAATAACGCTTATCGACGCCACCTTCGATGTTCAAACTCCCGTCTACGCACCCGAAATCCCGGACAACTTCCAGCTTTCTCACGAATCTGAATGGATGACCTCAGGCGAGTATCGTTACAAGTTCCAGCGCTACACCAAGGTTTAA
- a CDS encoding thymidylate synthase: protein MTVPTPYEDLLRKISEEGSHKDDRTGTGTTSLFGQQIRFDLNEGFPLLTTKKVHFHSVVGELLWFLRGDSNVKWLQENNIRIWNEWADEDGELGPVYGVQWRSWPTPDGRHIDQISGALETLQKNPDSRRNIVSAWNVSELENMALPPCHLLFQLYVADGKLSCQLYQRSADMFLGVPFNIASYALLTHMFAQQAGLEVGEFIWTGGDCHIYDNHKEQVAEQLSREARPYPTLELNKAASMFEYSFDDITVSGYDPHPLIRGKVSV from the coding sequence ATGACTGTTCCAACGCCATATGAAGACCTTCTTCGAAAAATCTCAGAAGAAGGGTCCCACAAGGACGACCGCACCGGCACCGGCACAACCTCTTTGTTCGGGCAACAAATCCGCTTCGATCTCAATGAGGGTTTCCCCCTTCTGACCACCAAAAAGGTTCATTTCCATTCTGTTGTGGGGGAACTTCTGTGGTTCCTTCGTGGTGATTCCAACGTCAAATGGCTACAGGAAAACAACATCCGCATTTGGAATGAATGGGCTGATGAAGATGGTGAATTAGGCCCTGTTTATGGCGTCCAGTGGCGTTCCTGGCCAACCCCTGATGGTCGCCACATTGACCAGATCTCAGGTGCTTTAGAAACCTTGCAGAAGAACCCTGATTCACGTCGCAATATTGTCTCGGCGTGGAATGTTTCCGAGCTTGAAAACATGGCTCTTCCTCCTTGCCACTTGCTCTTTCAGCTCTATGTCGCTGATGGCAAGCTGTCCTGCCAGCTGTACCAGCGTTCCGCGGACATGTTCCTGGGTGTGCCTTTCAACATTGCCTCTTACGCGCTGCTTACCCACATGTTTGCCCAGCAGGCAGGCCTAGAGGTCGGCGAGTTCATCTGGACCGGCGGTGACTGCCACATTTATGACAACCACAAGGAACAGGTCGCAGAGCAGCTGAGCCGCGAAGCGCGCCCCTACCCCACTTTGGAGCTCAACAAGGCAGCGTCCATGTTTGAGTACAGCTTCGACGACATCACTGTGTCCGGCTATGATCCACACCCACTTATCCGCGGCAAGGTCTCCGTATGA
- a CDS encoding 3'(2'),5'-bisphosphate nucleotidase CysQ: protein MTAQIDDSILTHRLAQGTGEILKGVRNVGVLRGRNLGDAGDELAQSWIARVLEQHRPDDGFLSEEAADNPERLSKDRVWIIDPLDGTKEFATGRQDWAVHIALVENGIPTHAAVGLPDLGVVFHSADARAVTGPYSKVIAISHNRPPKVAFDCAEQLGFETKALGSAGAKAMHVLLGDYDAYIHSGGQYEWDSAAPVGVCKAAGLHCSRLDGSELTYNNKDTYMPDILICRPELADDILAMCAKYYDANGTY, encoded by the coding sequence ATGACTGCTCAGATTGATGATTCGATTCTCACCCATCGTCTCGCCCAAGGAACCGGAGAAATCCTCAAAGGTGTCCGCAACGTTGGAGTCTTAAGAGGTCGAAATCTCGGCGATGCCGGTGATGAACTCGCACAAAGCTGGATTGCTCGAGTACTTGAACAGCACCGCCCCGATGATGGTTTCTTATCTGAGGAAGCCGCCGACAATCCAGAACGTCTTTCCAAAGACCGCGTGTGGATTATCGATCCCCTCGATGGCACCAAAGAGTTTGCCACCGGCCGCCAAGACTGGGCAGTACACATCGCTTTGGTGGAAAACGGCATCCCCACCCACGCCGCAGTTGGGCTTCCCGACCTGGGTGTGGTGTTCCACTCCGCTGATGCTCGCGCAGTGACCGGCCCTTATTCCAAAGTCATTGCTATCTCCCACAACCGCCCACCAAAGGTTGCGTTTGATTGCGCAGAGCAGCTTGGGTTTGAAACCAAGGCTTTAGGATCTGCCGGTGCTAAAGCCATGCACGTTCTGCTTGGTGATTATGATGCCTACATTCACTCCGGTGGACAATACGAATGGGATTCCGCAGCCCCAGTCGGTGTCTGCAAAGCTGCAGGACTGCACTGCTCACGCCTTGACGGTTCCGAGCTGACCTACAACAACAAAGACACCTACATGCCAGATATTTTGATCTGCCGCCCCGAGCTTGCCGACGACATCCTCGCGATGTGCGCTAAGTACTACGATGCGAATGGAACTTATTAA